The following coding sequences are from one Treponema bryantii window:
- the nifH gene encoding nitrogenase iron protein: MGEIRQIAIYGKGGIGKSTTTQNLTAGLVEHGKKVMVVGCDPKADSTRLLLGGLAQKTVLDTIRDEGENVELDRIMRTGFGGTRCVESGGPEPGVGCAGRGIITSISMLENLGAYTDDLDFVFYDVLGDVVCGGFAMPIREGKAKEIYIVASGEMMALYAANNIAKGISRYAKAGGVRLGGIICNSRNVDRELDLLRAFSKELGTQLLYFVPRDNIVQRAEINRKTVIEYKPDSAQAQEYRNLAEAVINNTNFTIPTPMTQERLEEILLEYGLMEALEDDYKI, encoded by the coding sequence ATGGGCGAAATCAGACAGATAGCAATTTATGGAAAGGGTGGAATCGGAAAATCAACCACCACACAGAATTTGACAGCAGGACTTGTTGAGCATGGAAAAAAAGTAATGGTTGTAGGATGTGACCCTAAAGCAGACTCTACACGACTTTTGCTTGGAGGACTGGCACAGAAAACAGTTTTGGATACAATCCGCGACGAGGGTGAAAACGTTGAACTCGACCGTATCATGAGAACAGGTTTTGGTGGAACACGCTGTGTTGAATCAGGTGGACCAGAGCCGGGAGTAGGTTGTGCAGGACGTGGTATCATCACTTCTATCAGCATGCTTGAAAATCTTGGTGCTTACACAGACGACCTTGATTTTGTTTTCTACGATGTACTTGGTGACGTAGTTTGTGGTGGTTTTGCTATGCCAATCCGCGAAGGTAAAGCTAAGGAAATTTATATCGTAGCTTCTGGTGAAATGATGGCCCTTTACGCTGCTAACAATATTGCAAAGGGTATCAGCCGTTATGCAAAGGCTGGCGGTGTTCGTCTTGGTGGAATCATCTGTAACAGCCGTAACGTAGACCGTGAGCTTGATCTGCTCCGTGCTTTCTCAAAGGAACTTGGAACACAGCTTTTGTATTTCGTTCCTCGCGACAACATCGTACAGCGTGCAGAAATCAACCGCAAAACTGTAATTGAATATAAGCCGGATTCAGCACAGGCTCAGGAATACCGCAACCTTGCAGAAGCCGTAATTAATAATACAAACTTCACAATTCCAACTCCAATGACCCAGGAACGTCTCGAGGAAATCCTTCTTGAGTACGGTCTCATGGAAGCTCTTGAGGATGATTATAAGATCTAG
- a CDS encoding energy-coupling factor transporter transmembrane component T translates to MAKIISYVEKDCFIHRLSGLTKLIFFLLWTITSMLTYDTRVLAAMLVISIICFKLSKTDWKQVRSIFIFILVFLILNVLAIFLFSPYEGCKIYGSRTELFHIAGNYTLTFEQLFYELNIILKYFTIVPSVFMFITSTNPSEFAASLNRIKLPYTICYSVAISLRYVPDVQSDFIKIKNAQEARGIEMSSKANIFSRLFNMSAILFPLIFSSMEKIDSVSNAMELRGFGKEKSRSWYSAKKLKTSDWIIIILTILLSGLALFVTYFDGSRFWYPSTFW, encoded by the coding sequence ATGGCAAAAATAATTTCTTACGTTGAAAAAGATTGCTTTATTCATCGGCTCAGCGGCCTTACAAAACTGATTTTCTTTCTTCTGTGGACAATTACCAGCATGCTCACTTATGACACCAGAGTTCTGGCAGCAATGCTTGTAATCAGCATAATCTGTTTTAAGCTTTCAAAAACCGACTGGAAACAGGTGCGCTCAATTTTTATTTTTATTCTTGTCTTTTTGATTTTAAATGTACTTGCAATTTTTCTTTTTTCACCTTATGAGGGCTGTAAGATTTATGGAAGCAGAACAGAGCTTTTTCATATTGCAGGAAATTACACTCTGACTTTCGAACAGCTCTTTTATGAACTGAATATAATCTTAAAATACTTTACGATTGTGCCTTCTGTTTTTATGTTTATTACCTCTACAAATCCAAGTGAATTTGCGGCAAGCCTGAACAGAATAAAACTCCCCTACACAATCTGCTATTCAGTTGCAATTTCTTTACGTTATGTTCCTGACGTTCAGTCTGATTTCATCAAAATCAAAAATGCTCAGGAAGCACGCGGTATTGAAATGTCTTCTAAGGCTAATATTTTTTCAAGACTCTTCAATATGAGTGCAATTTTATTTCCCCTGATTTTCAGCAGCATGGAGAAAATAGATTCTGTAAGCAATGCCATGGAGCTTCGTGGTTTTGGAAAAGAAAAAAGCCGTAGCTGGTATTCTGCAAAAAAACTTAAAACTTCGGATTGGATTATTATAATTCTTACAATTCTTTTATCAGGCCTTGCTTTATTTGTCACCTATTTTGATGGCAGCAGATTCTGGTATCCTTCTACATTTTGGTAA
- a CDS encoding ABC transporter substrate-binding protein, producing MKHLSKIVRMTLGALALAGALTSCSKKQATTASSAPEQKVVRINFQTGSLCGAPVHVAWKLGLFDEELAKIGQKAEYVQVVEGGATLAEMIASGKVDAGYGLYATQLQAIENGLPISFTSGIHIGCTKYYVRADSDIQSVADLRGKTIGVPGLADSAVMNLKRKLMDVGIGVTAEKNEVEFIAYASADLAIALNNGAVDVIGAHDPVATKGELAYGFRKILDTGIDEKFVKEYCCQQFVTHKLLRENPEGAAAITRALQKAAAYVEAEPRAAAQLQIENDLVAGDLDFNAALLEEINYQPSRSLGKKTFDSAARQLQKAGILKASTDIEKLIEQGYIELFGVPDGYIYDSATKTYKEINGSRA from the coding sequence ATGAAACATTTATCAAAAATTGTGAGAATGACACTTGGAGCACTCGCATTAGCAGGAGCATTAACATCATGCTCAAAAAAACAGGCAACAACAGCAAGCAGCGCACCTGAACAGAAGGTTGTTAGAATCAACTTTCAGACAGGAAGCCTTTGTGGTGCTCCAGTTCATGTTGCATGGAAGCTCGGACTTTTTGATGAAGAGCTTGCAAAAATCGGACAGAAGGCTGAATATGTTCAGGTTGTCGAAGGTGGTGCAACACTTGCAGAAATGATTGCATCTGGTAAGGTTGATGCCGGTTACGGTCTTTATGCAACTCAGCTCCAGGCTATTGAAAATGGACTTCCAATTTCCTTTACATCTGGAATCCATATTGGTTGTACAAAGTATTATGTACGTGCAGACAGCGACATTCAGTCGGTTGCAGATCTTCGTGGTAAAACAATCGGAGTTCCAGGACTTGCAGACTCTGCAGTTATGAATCTTAAGCGTAAATTAATGGACGTTGGTATTGGTGTTACAGCAGAAAAAAATGAAGTTGAATTTATTGCTTATGCTTCTGCAGACCTTGCAATTGCTTTAAACAACGGTGCTGTTGACGTAATTGGAGCTCATGACCCAGTTGCAACAAAGGGTGAACTTGCATACGGCTTTAGAAAGATTCTGGATACAGGAATTGATGAAAAGTTTGTAAAAGAATATTGCTGCCAGCAGTTTGTAACTCATAAGCTCTTACGTGAAAATCCAGAAGGAGCAGCTGCAATTACACGCGCTTTGCAGAAGGCAGCTGCTTATGTAGAAGCAGAGCCAAGAGCAGCCGCTCAACTCCAGATTGAAAATGACCTTGTTGCCGGAGACCTGGATTTTAATGCCGCTCTTCTTGAAGAAATTAACTATCAGCCAAGCCGTTCCCTTGGAAAGAAAACCTTTGATTCCGCTGCCCGCCAGCTTCAGAAAGCAGGAATCCTTAAGGCTTCTACAGATATCGAAAAGTTAATTGAACAGGGCTACATTGAACTCTTTGGTGTTCCAGATGGCTACATCTACGATAGCGCGACAAAAACTTATAAGGAAATTAACGGCTCAAGAGCCTAG
- a CDS encoding NifB/NifX family molybdenum-iron cluster-binding protein gives MSIKVAIASSDGLNVDLHFGQAKSFLIYELKGSKFCFIEKREVPVLENESTSPDAATELNFGGGCGGGGFGCGSGSGCGGSGGGCGGSGGGCGGGATGPLAPAVELLLDCRSVVAAQIGQGMGRQFQRNAISVFDIELPISEALEKLAAYYLKFGE, from the coding sequence ATGAGCATAAAAGTTGCAATTGCATCATCCGACGGTCTCAATGTTGATTTACATTTTGGTCAGGCTAAGTCTTTTTTAATTTATGAACTGAAGGGAAGTAAGTTTTGTTTTATTGAAAAACGTGAGGTGCCGGTTCTTGAAAATGAATCGACATCGCCAGATGCAGCGACTGAGTTAAACTTCGGTGGCGGCTGTGGCGGTGGTGGCTTTGGCTGCGGAAGCGGATCGGGCTGCGGCGGTTCAGGTGGTGGTTGCGGCGGTTCAGGTGGTGGTTGCGGCGGCGGTGCTACCGGTCCACTCGCACCGGCCGTAGAACTTCTATTAGACTGCCGATCGGTAGTTGCGGCTCAGATAGGCCAGGGAATGGGACGACAGTTCCAGCGTAATGCAATCAGCGTATTTGATATAGAGCTGCCGATAAGTGAAGCTCTGGAAAAACTTGCCGCTTATTATTTGAAGTTTGGAGAATAG
- a CDS encoding ABC transporter ATP-binding protein, whose amino-acid sequence MESIISFRNVSFQYRTKSTPTLKNINLEIKKSEKILIIGSSGSGKSTIAKCINGLIPSTYAGKLEGEISVCGENPAEAGIFGISKHVGTVLQDTDGQFIGLTVAEDIAFALENDNVPSKEMHEKVLEAAKTVDVEKLLKAVPATLSGGQKQRVSLAGILVDNVEVLLFDEPLANLDPAAGKRIISLIDKINAQTDKTVIIIEHRLEDVLYKKVDRIIVVEDGQIAIDTTPNELLSTDILPQKGIREPLYIAALKHAGCKLQAQDNLENIETMNLEPYKENLRKWFQQIQIPASQPSEEIVLELKNVSFAYDKSKTNTVENISFKIHKGEMVSIVGTNGAGKSTIASLICGFNKQDSGEIFLNGQEISNLSIKQRGEKIGFVMQNQNQMICKSIIYDETALGLAVRKVPKDKIKEEVYKALKICGMYPYRNWPVNAVSFGQKKRVTIASILVMNPEVIILDEPTAGQDYAHYTEIMEFLRKLNRELGITIIMITHDMHLMLEYTDRAIVLSNGHIIADDKSSKILTDEEITEQASLKKTSLYDLAVKCDFENPSSLVDAFIYYERGGISSWQK is encoded by the coding sequence ATGGAATCCATCATCAGTTTTAGAAACGTAAGTTTCCAGTATCGGACTAAATCAACTCCTACTCTAAAAAATATAAATCTCGAAATCAAAAAAAGCGAAAAAATATTAATTATAGGTTCTTCTGGTTCTGGAAAATCAACAATAGCTAAATGTATAAATGGACTCATTCCATCAACTTATGCCGGAAAACTCGAAGGCGAAATTTCTGTCTGTGGAGAAAATCCGGCTGAAGCAGGAATTTTTGGAATCTCAAAACACGTAGGAACAGTTTTACAGGATACAGACGGACAATTTATTGGCCTTACCGTTGCAGAAGATATTGCCTTTGCACTTGAAAACGACAACGTTCCTAGCAAAGAAATGCACGAAAAAGTTCTTGAAGCAGCAAAAACTGTTGATGTAGAAAAGCTCTTAAAAGCAGTTCCGGCTACTTTAAGCGGCGGTCAGAAACAGCGTGTTTCACTTGCCGGCATTCTTGTGGACAATGTAGAAGTCCTTCTTTTTGATGAGCCTCTTGCAAATCTTGATCCGGCAGCCGGGAAACGTATTATTTCACTTATAGATAAAATCAATGCCCAAACAGATAAAACTGTAATCATAATTGAACACCGTCTCGAAGATGTTTTATACAAAAAGGTCGACAGGATTATTGTAGTTGAAGACGGTCAGATAGCCATCGATACAACTCCTAACGAACTTTTGAGTACAGACATTCTCCCTCAAAAAGGAATCAGAGAACCTCTATACATTGCCGCCCTCAAACACGCCGGCTGTAAACTTCAAGCCCAGGATAATCTTGAAAATATTGAAACAATGAATCTTGAGCCTTATAAAGAAAATCTAAGAAAATGGTTCCAGCAGATTCAGATTCCGGCATCACAACCGTCAGAAGAAATTGTCCTTGAATTAAAAAATGTTTCCTTTGCTTATGATAAATCAAAAACGAATACTGTCGAAAACATCAGTTTTAAAATTCACAAGGGAGAGATGGTCAGCATCGTTGGAACAAATGGTGCCGGCAAATCTACAATAGCATCTTTAATCTGCGGTTTTAACAAACAGGATTCCGGAGAGATTTTCTTAAACGGTCAGGAGATTTCAAATCTTTCTATTAAACAGCGCGGCGAAAAAATCGGCTTTGTAATGCAGAACCAGAATCAAATGATCTGCAAATCTATAATATATGATGAAACTGCCCTTGGTCTTGCCGTGCGAAAAGTACCGAAAGACAAAATTAAAGAAGAAGTTTATAAGGCTTTGAAAATCTGCGGAATGTATCCTTACAGAAACTGGCCGGTAAATGCAGTGAGCTTCGGTCAGAAAAAGCGTGTCACAATTGCATCAATTCTTGTTATGAATCCGGAAGTGATTATTCTTGATGAACCAACTGCAGGCCAGGATTACGCGCATTACACAGAAATCATGGAGTTCCTTCGTAAATTAAACCGCGAGCTCGGAATTACAATCATCATGATTACTCACGACATGCACCTTATGCTCGAATACACAGACCGCGCAATTGTACTTTCAAATGGTCACATAATTGCAGATGATAAAAGTTCTAAAATTCTTACAGACGAAGAAATTACAGAACAGGCCAGTCTTAAAAAAACAAGTCTTTATGATTTAGCAGTAAAATGTGATTTTGAAAATCCTTCCAGTCTGGTAGATGCCTTTATTTATTATGAACGAGGAGGCATAAGTTCATGGCAAAAATAA
- a CDS encoding DUF4418 family protein — protein MKNINIILSSLIALLGLLVGIAPYTFAKVCGMASMHCHKVTAPVVLVFGIVIFVISLAQTIILWKKR, from the coding sequence ATGAAAAACATCAACATTATTTTATCATCACTCATTGCATTGCTCGGTTTACTCGTTGGCATTGCACCTTACACATTCGCTAAGGTTTGCGGCATGGCCAGCATGCACTGCCACAAGGTAACAGCACCTGTAGTATTAGTTTTTGGAATTGTGATTTTCGTTATCTCGTTAGCACAGACTATCATCTTATGGAAAAAGCGATAA
- the bioB gene encoding biotin synthase BioB — protein MDLKTLAEEIVKGRRLQRGEDFSFFKDCDLNQLCQGADYIRKELCGDRVDLCSIINGRSGRCSENCKFCAQSSFNHTNCEVYDFLNEEKIIQAAKENQKEGIHRFAIVTAGKALSGEEFQKALSAYKKMHESVNIDLCASMGFLTKEQLLQLKAAGVRNYHHNIETSRRNFPNICTTHTYEMKLNTLKLVKEVGLRACSGGIIGMGETFEDRIDMALSLSEIAVDSIPINVLSPIKGSPLENLPALAEDEVLRTVAVFRYFNPTAMIRLAAGRCHLSNGGERAFNAGANATITGNMLTTTGTSIKSDKELFKKLGRTF, from the coding sequence ATGGATTTAAAAACACTTGCAGAAGAAATTGTAAAAGGCCGTCGTTTACAGCGCGGTGAAGATTTTTCGTTTTTTAAGGATTGTGATCTCAATCAGCTTTGTCAGGGTGCAGATTATATAAGAAAAGAGCTTTGTGGAGACCGTGTTGATTTATGTTCAATTATTAATGGTCGCAGTGGCAGATGCAGCGAAAACTGTAAATTCTGCGCACAGAGTTCCTTTAATCATACAAATTGCGAAGTCTATGATTTTCTTAATGAAGAAAAAATAATTCAGGCAGCAAAAGAAAATCAGAAAGAAGGTATACATCGTTTTGCTATCGTAACAGCAGGAAAGGCCTTGAGTGGAGAAGAGTTTCAGAAGGCCTTATCGGCTTACAAGAAAATGCATGAAAGTGTAAATATTGACTTGTGTGCTTCAATGGGCTTTTTAACAAAGGAGCAGCTTTTGCAGTTGAAGGCCGCAGGTGTAAGAAATTATCATCACAATATAGAAACTTCCCGCAGAAATTTTCCAAACATCTGTACAACTCACACTTACGAGATGAAACTGAATACTCTTAAGCTTGTTAAGGAAGTGGGACTGCGTGCCTGCTCTGGCGGAATTATTGGTATGGGAGAAACTTTTGAAGACAGAATTGATATGGCTCTTTCTTTGAGTGAAATCGCTGTTGATTCAATCCCGATAAATGTTCTTAGTCCAATTAAGGGAAGTCCTCTGGAAAATCTTCCTGCCTTAGCAGAAGATGAAGTGTTGCGTACTGTGGCAGTTTTCCGTTATTTTAATCCAACTGCTATGATCAGACTGGCAGCCGGGCGTTGCCATCTTTCTAATGGTGGAGAAAGAGCCTTTAATGCCGGCGCAAATGCTACAATCACCGGGAATATGCTTACTACCACCGGGACTTCAATAAAAAGTGATAAAGAGCTTTTTAAGAAGCTTGGCAGAACTTTTTAA
- a CDS encoding ABC transporter ATP-binding protein, protein MSGEIKLNNITKIFNQGEAEEVTALNGVDFTIPAGSFVSLIGPSGCGKTTLLRCIAGLETPTSGEVSVDGTKITKPGSDRGFAFQQANLFPWLTIRDNVAFGLKARHIYKERKKDVDEFIKLVGLEGFEKSYPHQLSGGMNQRASLARALVGHPKILLLDEPLGALDAFTRMTMQDEIIRLWKEHNTTMVMVTHDVDEAVYLSDYVVVMSPRPAKVEKIIKIDLSHPRARGQDVFLKYRTQILEILNYAGKVQEAEYAI, encoded by the coding sequence ATGTCTGGAGAAATTAAATTAAACAATATAACAAAAATCTTTAATCAGGGAGAAGCCGAAGAAGTAACTGCGCTCAATGGAGTTGACTTTACAATTCCTGCAGGAAGCTTTGTTTCACTTATCGGCCCATCAGGCTGTGGAAAGACTACCCTGCTCCGCTGTATCGCAGGACTAGAAACTCCTACATCGGGAGAGGTCAGTGTGGATGGCACAAAAATCACAAAACCTGGCAGCGACCGTGGCTTTGCTTTTCAGCAGGCAAATCTTTTTCCCTGGCTCACAATCCGCGACAACGTGGCCTTTGGCTTAAAGGCGCGTCACATATATAAAGAGCGTAAAAAGGACGTTGATGAGTTCATAAAACTTGTTGGCCTCGAAGGTTTTGAAAAATCCTATCCCCATCAGCTTTCGGGCGGTATGAATCAGAGAGCAAGTCTTGCCCGAGCCCTTGTAGGTCACCCAAAAATTCTTTTGCTGGACGAGCCTCTTGGAGCCCTCGATGCCTTTACCCGCATGACCATGCAGGACGAAATTATCCGCCTTTGGAAAGAGCACAACACAACAATGGTTATGGTAACCCATGATGTTGACGAAGCTGTTTATCTGAGCGATTATGTAGTAGTAATGTCACCACGCCCGGCAAAGGTAGAAAAAATCATTAAGATTGATTTGAGCCATCCTCGCGCACGTGGACAAGACGTGTTCTTAAAATACAGAACACAGATTCTTGAGATTCTGAACTATGCAGGAAAGGTTCAGGAAGCAGAATACGCAATTTAA
- a CDS encoding PLP-dependent aspartate aminotransferase family protein, with translation MSFSIETKCLHLEEDSQNNDGQPACRENCNHYGSISFPIYQTATYAHPGVGKSTGFDYSRLQNPTREQLEKIVCQLEGGTDAFALSSGMAAITLLMELFKPGDHLIVDSDLYGGTIRLFDNVSSKNGIQFTRANCSGDDVESIITPATKAIYVETPTNPMMNVTDIAAMAKIAHAHKLLLIVDNTFMSPYFQNPLALGADVVVHSGTKFLAGHNDTLAGFIITKNPEINEKLRFLIKTTGSGLAPFDSWLVLRGIKTLGIRMEKAQSNADKIARWLKTQKVVTKVIYPGLEEHPGHKIMQRQSRGFGSMVTFRLSSTEKALSILEKVRLIKYAESLGGVETLITYPTTQTHADVPEELRLKNGITPETLRLSVGIENVEDLIADLKQAL, from the coding sequence ATGTCATTTTCAATAGAAACAAAATGTCTTCATCTTGAAGAAGATAGTCAGAATAATGACGGGCAGCCTGCCTGTCGTGAAAACTGTAATCACTATGGTTCAATCAGCTTCCCTATTTATCAGACAGCAACCTATGCCCATCCTGGAGTAGGAAAAAGCACAGGCTTTGATTATTCCAGACTGCAAAACCCTACCCGTGAACAGCTGGAAAAAATTGTCTGCCAGCTGGAAGGCGGCACCGATGCCTTTGCCCTTTCTTCCGGCATGGCGGCAATTACTCTGCTCATGGAGCTCTTTAAGCCCGGCGATCACCTGATTGTAGATTCAGATTTATACGGCGGCACAATCCGTCTCTTTGATAATGTTTCTTCAAAAAATGGAATTCAGTTTACCCGTGCTAATTGTTCCGGCGATGACGTGGAAAGTATAATCACTCCGGCTACAAAAGCAATTTATGTCGAAACTCCAACCAACCCGATGATGAACGTAACCGATATTGCCGCAATGGCAAAAATCGCACACGCTCATAAACTTCTCTTGATTGTAGATAACACTTTTATGTCTCCATATTTCCAGAACCCGCTTGCTCTTGGAGCAGATGTCGTTGTTCACAGCGGTACTAAATTTCTTGCCGGTCATAACGATACACTGGCCGGTTTTATAATTACAAAAAATCCGGAAATAAATGAAAAGCTTCGCTTCCTCATAAAAACAACAGGTTCAGGCTTAGCTCCATTTGACAGCTGGCTGGTTCTTCGCGGAATAAAAACTCTTGGAATCCGAATGGAAAAAGCTCAGTCAAATGCAGATAAAATTGCCCGCTGGCTTAAAACTCAGAAGGTTGTTACAAAAGTAATTTATCCGGGGCTTGAAGAACATCCGGGGCACAAAATTATGCAGAGACAGTCTCGTGGTTTTGGATCGATGGTAACTTTCCGCTTGTCCAGTACAGAAAAAGCTCTGAGCATTCTGGAAAAAGTTCGCCTCATAAAATATGCAGAAAGTCTTGGCGGCGTTGAAACTCTGATTACTTATCCGACAACCCAGACACACGCAGATGTTCCGGAAGAGCTCCGTCTTAAGAATGGAATCACCCCGGAAACTCTGCGGCTTTCGGTCGGTATAGAAAATGTTGAAGACCTTATTGCTGATCTGAAACAGGCTTTATAA
- a CDS encoding ABC transporter ATP-binding protein, with product MIDIKHLTKSFQTPGGKITVLNDFSLTALNGTFLGIAGKSGAGKSTLLSLIAGLQKPDSGSIKIDTNEYENSPTEITSLSEKELSAFRNKNIGFVSQEQSFLENLTVLDNVRLPSYLSKGKASSDTDTKITEHARSLLEAFDIAHLADQYPQNLSGGENHRVLIARALINNPQIILADEPTDSVDSERTEEIIHIFRSLANQGKIVILVSHDKEALKLCDKIITI from the coding sequence ATGATAGATATAAAGCATCTTACAAAAAGTTTTCAAACCCCAGGAGGAAAAATTACAGTCCTGAATGATTTTTCCCTCACAGCTCTAAACGGCACTTTTCTTGGAATTGCCGGAAAATCTGGAGCTGGAAAAAGCACTCTCCTTTCTTTAATTGCAGGTCTGCAAAAACCAGACAGCGGTTCCATTAAAATTGATACAAATGAATACGAAAACTCCCCTACAGAAATCACTTCCCTTTCAGAAAAAGAACTGTCTGCCTTCAGAAATAAAAACATAGGCTTTGTTTCTCAGGAACAGAGCTTCCTTGAAAATCTTACCGTGCTGGATAATGTAAGGCTGCCGTCTTATCTTTCAAAAGGAAAAGCTAGTTCTGACACCGATACAAAAATCACCGAACATGCCCGCAGTCTGCTTGAGGCCTTTGATATCGCCCATCTTGCAGATCAATACCCGCAAAATCTTTCCGGTGGCGAAAATCACCGGGTTCTCATAGCCCGAGCCCTCATTAATAATCCACAGATTATTCTCGCTGATGAACCGACTGATTCCGTAGACTCCGAACGAACAGAAGAAATAATCCACATCTTCCGCAGTCTGGCAAATCAAGGTAAAATCGTAATCCTCGTGAGCCACGATAAGGAAGCACTCAAACTTTGTGATAAGATAATAACTATATAA
- a CDS encoding ECF-type riboflavin transporter substrate-binding protein yields MADNKGKSVIRQVVAIGIGAAIFVALTTVQIPIGFVPNTALQVRAAVLTFFAAVFGPVAGFAIGLIGHALGDALFYGSVWWSWVFPDAIFGLLVGLFAKKYAIEEGGFGFKQCLGFNLVQVLSNLIAWALIAPVLDIVIYKEPANKVFIQGITAAITNLVIVAILGSLLAFGYSKIKTKSGSLKEEE; encoded by the coding sequence ATGGCAGATAACAAAGGAAAATCAGTTATTCGTCAGGTTGTAGCAATCGGTATTGGTGCTGCAATTTTTGTTGCTTTAACAACAGTTCAGATTCCAATCGGATTCGTTCCTAATACAGCTTTGCAGGTACGTGCCGCTGTTTTGACTTTCTTTGCAGCAGTATTCGGCCCTGTAGCAGGCTTTGCAATAGGTTTGATTGGACATGCTTTAGGAGATGCACTTTTCTATGGAAGTGTATGGTGGTCATGGGTTTTTCCGGATGCAATCTTTGGTTTGCTCGTTGGTCTTTTTGCAAAAAAATATGCAATTGAAGAAGGTGGATTCGGTTTTAAACAGTGCCTCGGATTCAATCTTGTTCAGGTTCTTTCAAACCTAATTGCATGGGCTTTGATTGCTCCAGTTCTTGATATTGTAATCTACAAGGAACCTGCAAACAAAGTTTTCATTCAGGGAATCACAGCTGCAATCACAAATCTTGTAATTGTTGCAATTCTCGGAAGCCTTCTTGCTTTTGGTTATTCAAAAATCAAAACAAAATCCGGTTCATTGAAAGAAGAAGAATAG
- a CDS encoding ABC transporter permease, producing MEKAITTKRLALENIRRKPFRTAALITLTSLSAAVLFGSLIITSSLKGGIKGFKNRLGADLMIVPKGYEGQMENILLNGEPNYFYMDKSAEEIVRTVQGVKEASGQFYLTSLSESCCDFPIQIIGFEPDTDFLIQNWARTKVRPQKGSEYIFAGSNISTPNKEVKFFGQQHKITSRLSKSSTGMDNAIYTDLNTLQNIFEDAKSKGFGFISDGDTNTKISSIFVRLQPDAKPDSTALRIKTALPDVQVITGSSFISNLAERISAFVIFPQALSLFILLVTIFTLGIVFSLIANERFKEYSILRVLGADSGTLKKLLLFEAGSIGFFGAIIGIFISALIVLPFNLLISEKIGLPFSLSNPLVITGFALISFTIIVLAALISALYSAIKISKKEVIFK from the coding sequence ATGGAAAAAGCGATAACAACAAAAAGACTTGCGCTTGAAAATATCAGACGCAAGCCTTTCCGAACGGCAGCCCTCATCACACTGACTTCACTTTCAGCAGCCGTACTTTTTGGAAGTCTGATTATAACCTCAAGCCTAAAAGGCGGCATCAAGGGATTCAAAAATCGACTTGGCGCAGACCTTATGATTGTTCCAAAAGGTTATGAAGGTCAGATGGAAAATATTCTTCTGAATGGAGAACCAAATTATTTTTACATGGATAAAAGTGCCGAAGAAATTGTCCGCACTGTCCAAGGAGTAAAAGAAGCAAGCGGTCAGTTTTATCTGACAAGCCTGAGTGAAAGCTGCTGCGATTTCCCGATTCAGATTATCGGCTTTGAGCCAGATACAGACTTTTTAATTCAAAACTGGGCCAGAACAAAAGTCCGACCTCAGAAAGGAAGCGAATATATTTTCGCAGGAAGCAATATCTCAACTCCAAATAAAGAAGTAAAGTTTTTCGGTCAGCAGCACAAAATAACCTCCCGCCTTTCTAAAAGCAGCACGGGTATGGATAACGCAATCTACACCGACCTCAATACCCTGCAGAATATTTTTGAGGATGCAAAAAGCAAGGGCTTTGGTTTTATTTCTGATGGAGACACAAACACAAAAATCTCTTCTATTTTTGTAAGGTTGCAGCCAGATGCAAAACCAGACAGTACTGCCCTTCGCATAAAAACAGCTCTACCAGACGTTCAGGTAATTACAGGTTCATCTTTCATTTCAAATCTTGCAGAACGAATTTCAGCCTTTGTGATTTTTCCTCAGGCATTAAGTTTATTTATTCTTTTAGTTACAATTTTTACACTGGGAATTGTTTTCTCCCTAATTGCAAATGAACGCTTCAAGGAATATTCCATTTTGAGAGTTCTTGGAGCCGACAGTGGCACTCTTAAAAAGCTTCTTTTATTTGAAGCAGGCAGCATAGGATTTTTTGGAGCAATAATCGGCATCTTTATTTCGGCCCTTATAGTCCTGCCATTCAACCTTTTGATTTCAGAAAAAATCGGATTACCATTTTCACTGTCAAATCCGCTTGTAATTACAGGCTTTGCCTTAATCAGCTTTACAATAATAGTTTTAGCAGCATTAATTTCTGCCCTTTACAGCGCAATTAAAATTTCGAAAAAGGAAGTGATTTTCAAATGA